TTTTTTTATTCCAAATTGCACAACGGCACCGGCGCACAAATAACACGGCATTAAGGTTGAATAGAGTGTGGTACCTCTGTAAGTGCCAATTCTGCCAGCATTACGGAGACAATCAATTTCGGCGTGGGTAACAGGGTCGCTATCTTGGACGCGCTTGTTGTGTCCTCTACCAACAATTTTGCCATCCTTGATGAGAACCGAACCGATAGGAATTCCGCCTTCTTGTCTACCTTGTCTAGCTTGGGCGATCGCAGCTTGCATAAATTCATCCATTCTCTTATCCTCCTAATATGTCAAAACAACTTGTGTTAATGGATCACGATGGTGGTGTAGATGATTATCTCGCTACTATGCTGCTGTTGACGATGGATCATATCGAATTGCTAGGTGTGGTCGTCACTCCTGCTGATTGTTATGTTGAACCAGCCGTTAGCGCTACACGCAAAATCATTGATTTGATGGGATTTTCTCATATCCCAGTTGCCGAAAGTACAGTACGCGGCATAAATCCTTTTCCCCGGCTTTATCGGCGTGATTCGTTTATTGTTGACCATCTCCCCATTCTCAACCAGCAGGATACTATTAATACACCTCTGGTTGCAGAACCGGGACAAGATTTTATGGTGCGGGTGTTACGAGAAGCACCTCAACCAGTAACGCTGATGGTAACAGGGCCATTAACGACAGTTGCAGTAGCGTTAGAACAAGCACCAGATATTGAAGCCAAAATTCAAAGAATTGTTTGGATGGGTGGCGCGTTGAATGTTGCTGGTAATGTGGAAAAAAGTTTAGAAGCCGGACAAGATGGTTCGGCGGAGTGGAATGTTTATTGGGATGCAGTTTCAGCGGCGCGAGTTTGGCAAACCCAAATTGAAATTATTATGTGTCCTTTAGATTTGACTAACAATGTACCAGTGACATCAGACATTGTGTACAAAATGGGCAAACAACGCCACTATCCTGTCTCTGATTTAGCGGGACAATGTTATGCACTGGTGATTCCCCAAGATTATTATTTCTGGGATGTGCTGGCGACGGCTTATTTAGGACACCCAGAGTTTTATCAACTGCGGGAGTGGGAAACGGAAATTATTACCACTGGTGTGAGTCAAGGACGGACTAAGGTTGTTCCTGGTGGTCGGAAGATTTATGCAATGGATACAGTTGATAAAGAGGCTTTTTATGCTTATATCTTGCAGCAATGGGCGAGATAAGGATGTTGAGAAGGAATAGCTTCTTTAACGCAAAGGTGCGCTGAGGTTAACGCATTCGCCGTCAGGCGTTCCCGCAGGGTAGGTACGCTGAGGGTTTTTCTGTTTTCTGTCCGCATAAATAATTTAAGAATCAAATTGGATGGCTCTAATTGATAGGATGGAAAATAAATGTTTCTATCATAATTAAGGGTTATTTTTTGATATGACTATTGTTCAAGTTGGGTCATCTTTAGTTGAGATTGCTGGGAAAACTCGCGCTGCTGCAAGTAAGTTGGCAATTCTTTCGACAGAGGCGAAAAATCAAGCGATTGCAGCGATCGCTCAGGCATTAGAATCGTCTCAAGAAGAAATATTGCAAGCGAATGTGGCTGACTGTCAAGCGGCGGCGGCGGAAGGAATTGCTAAACCTCTATATAAGCGGTTGCAGTTAGATGAACATAAGTTAAGAGATGCGATCGCAGGAGTCCGAGATGTTGGTAAACTGGCTGATCCTGTTGGTAAAGTGCAGATTCACCGCGAACTTGATACTGGTTTAATCCTCAAACGCATCACTTGTCCTTTGGGTGTATTGGGAATTATTTTTGAAGCACGTCCAGAAGCTGCAATTCAAATTGTTTCTTTGGCAATTAAATCAGGTAATGGCGTAATTCTCAAATGTGGTAAAGAAGCGGTACGTTCTTGTGAGGCGATAGTTAAAGCGATTAAACAAGGATTATCTCAAACTGCTGTTAGTCCTGATGCGGTGCAGTTGCTGACAACAAGAGAAGAAACTTTAGAACTTTTGAAATTAGATAAATATGTAGATTTAATTATTCCTAGAGGTTCTAACTCTTTTGTGCGGTTTGTGCAAGAAAATACTCGCATTCCGGTACTCGGTCATGCGGATGGTATTTGTCATGCTTATATAGATCAAGCCGCTGATATTAATAAAGCTGTAGAAATTACTGTTGATGCCAAAGCGCAATATGCTGCGGTTTGTAATGCTATTGAAACTTTATTAGTTCATCAATCAATTGCAGCGGAATTTTTACCCAAGGTTGCAGCAGCTTTAGCAGTCAGTAATGTGGAATTAAAAGGCGACAAACGCACATTAGCAATTTTACCCGACATCGCAGCGGCAACCGAAACAGACTGGGAAACTGAATACAGCGATTTAATCTTGTCGATTAAAATTGTAGACTCGTTAGAAGATGCGATCGCTCATATTAACCAATACGGTTCACGCCACACCGATGTAATTGTTACTGAAGATATCGCCACCGCAGAAGCTTTCTTCGGCTTGGTAAATTCTGCGGGAGTATTTCACAATTGTTCCACACGCTTTGCTGATGGTTTCCGTTACGGTTTTGGTGCAGAAGTCGGTGTTAGTACTCAACAAATGCCTCCCCGCGGCCCCGTTGGTTTAGAAGGATTGGTAACATATAAATATCAAATGACAGGCAATGGTCACATTGTCGCTAGTTACACTGGCGCGAATGCGAAAGCATTTATCCACCGAGATTTATGAATAGAGGTGACAGGTTACAGGTGATAGGTTACAGGGTACAGGGTAGAGAGTTGATCTATTACTCAGCACGGGCTGAACGCCCCGCTACCGCTAACAGCACTTAATACTCAGCACTCTTAATCAGGAAAAGCTAGACCTGTTCTTGGGTCACGGATATACAATCCTAGGGTGAGACTACGCATAGCTTCATCCCAAACGGGTGTTAACTGTTCTGCTTGGTCTGCCCAATAATCAAAGGTAATTAGGCATTGTATATTCGAGCCTAAGCCAATGCAAATCCGGGAAAAAGCTTCCCGTGGTTCTGCTTGGGTGTCAATAAACTTCAGTTCTGTCCAGACGATTCTGGCGGTTTGACGCTTGAGGGTAAAAACTTCTCCCTTCTCAATCACATCACGACTGTCTTCTTCTACGACTTTCTTTAAGGTAGCTTTGAGGGGAAACAAACTCCAGTCGTTGGGCGGTAAATGATTGAAAGATACTTCTAAACAGCAGTCATCTTTGGGCGGTTTTTTATCCATGAACTTGAAAGATTTCTCTTGGGGTTCAAACACCCAATTTTGAGGAACGTTGAAGCGAACAGCCCCCCGGTTGGCGACAAAAATTTTATAGCCTGATGGAGATTCCCAGTGATGATCAGGTTGGAGATCAAGCGTTTCTTTAATCCACTGGAGATTGCTTTTTTTACGCTTTGCCATAGTTTTAGCGATCGCTCACTTTGTTAATAATATCAAAATGTTGGATGATGAATATTTCGCGCAAAGGCGCAAAGGCGCAAAGATGATTTTGACTCAACGTAAACCACCAGATGCTGATGCTGTGGTGAGTTTAACTTTAGCACTGACGGCGGAGGAACGCACCCGCAGTCGTCATCGGTTTGAGATGGCGGATGGTCAGGTTGTGTTTTTGCGTTTACCTAGGGGGACGGTGTTACGGGATGGCGATATTCTACAAGATGAAACTGATGGTAGTTTAATGAGAATTATTGCAAAACCTGAACCTGTGTTGACTGTATCGGCTACTTCATCAGTTTTATTAATGCGGGCAGCATACCATTTAGGGAATCGTCATGTGGCTGTGGAAATTACACCGAGTTATTTACGCTTATCACCAGATGGAGTTGTAAAAACGATGTTGGCACAGTTGGGACTGGAAATTGCCGAGGAAATTGCACCGTTTCAGCCAGAATTAGGGGCTTATGGACACCATCACCCTCACTGATATTCATTTTTTGGGGATTTTGCAGTTAGCCAGTCCAGCTTTACCTGTGGGCGCTTATGGTTATTCGGAAGGTTTAGAAACTTTAGTGGAAGATGGGATCATTGCTAATCAGGAAACTCTTCAGCATTGGCTAACCTCAGAATTACGTTACGGTGCAATTCGGCTGGAGGCGGCGGTGATGTTACGGGCGGCGGAATCTGCGAAAATTGGGAATTTAGAAACCCTATGTTACTGGAATCGCTGGTTATCGGCGGCGAGAGAAACGCAAGAATTGCGCAATTCTAGTTGGCAGATGGGGCGATCGCTGGCTCAATTAATTGGTAAACTACAACCAGAGCTACTACCTACTATTAATAGTCTGGGTAATCGATGTAATTATGCGATCGCTTTTGGTATTGCTGTCGCCCATTGGCAAATCAATGTGAATGCTGCTTTATTAGCATATCTGCATAGTTGGGCTAGTAATCTCATCACCGCTGGAGTTAAACTCATCCCCCTCGGACAAACCGCCGGACAAGCATTATTGCTAGATTTACAACCGTTAATTAGTGCGACTGTCCAAGAAATTCTGGTATTAAAAGATGATGAACTGAGTTGTTGTAGCTGGGGTTTGTCGTTAGCTAGTATGCAACATGAAATCCAGTATACAAGGTTGTTTAGAAGTTGAAATTGATGGTCAAATTCGGGTTAGGCTATTTAGATATGGAAATGTATCCTAAAAATTAGGAGAAAAAATTTTTATCAATGCCAACCTGCGACCAATCAAGGGCTGCTGTTTATGTCTGTCAATCACTCTCGGATATGTTACAGCCCATACATTTGTTTAGATATGATGCAATATATAAACATATATTTATACTAGCCGGGATTAATGAAGGAATAGAAATCATTATTTTTGAAGATGGACGTTGGGAGTTTTACGAAGATGACCAAACCTGATTTTAGTCAAATGACTCGTCAAGAATTAAAAGCTTACATTCGACAACACCCCACTGATGATGAAGCAATCAGAGAATTATTCGTCAAGCGTCGCAGTCCTAATGCAAAAATTTATCCTTTCCCATACAACATGACGAAAGAAGAGATAACAGATATTTTCCGCCCCAAAAATACCAATTAAAATTTTAACTTTTGCCTTTTAACTTATGACTGCATTTCGAGTAGGTGTTGCTGGCCCTGTAGGTTCGGGAAAGACGGCTTTAGTGGATGCTTTATGTAAGGAGTTGCGCGATCGCTATCATCTTGCTGTGGTGACGAATGATATTTATACTCAAGAGGATGCACAGTTTTTGGTGCGTTCTCAGGCTTTAGCAAGCGATCGCATTTTGGGTGTGGAAACTGGCGGTTGTCCCCATACAGCGATTCGTGAAGATGCTTCAATGAATTTAGCTGCAATTGAACAGTTAGAAGAACGTTTTGATAATTTAGATATAGTTTTTTTAGAAAGTGGTGGTGATAATTTAGCCGCTACCTTCAGTCCAGAATTAGTAGATTTAACAATTTACGTTATTGATGTGGCTGCTGGTGATAAAATTCCTCGTAAAGGTGGGCCAGGAATTACCAAGTCTGATTTATTAGTCATTAATAAAACTGACCTTGCACCATTCGTAGGCGCAGATTTAAGCGTGATGGAAAGAGATACGAAAAAAATGCGCGGTGATAAACCCTTTATCTTTACTAATTTAAAAACTCAATCAGGACTAGCTGATGTGATTCGTTTTGTTAGTAAACATATTGCTTGAAAATTTTACATTTTTTAATTTATCAATACATCAGCGCAAAAGAACTCTGCGTTACTTTGCGCTGACCCTTGCGTCCCTCTGCGTTAAAAAAGATTTCTAAAATAACAAATTTATTGCTTCTTGCCCTCTATCTTTCGTTAGATAGAAATAATATCTTCCTCATCCTAAAGTGAATTTAATTATAGAGTTACAATAATTGATAGCAATTAATAATTAATCTGGTATCTTAAAAATGATTTTTAGCTATCTTCAGCCAGAGTTTAGTTAGAAATTAGCAAAGCAATTCTATTCTTAAAAGCGCTTGTGCGAAAACATCAACTTACTCATCCAAGACAACGATTTTTTGTCGATGTCTTGATTAAGAATGGTTCTTAGATAATTTAATTTGCATAATGACGCTCTTAAATAGCAGCGTACAGTATTTATTTCTTTGCCCAAATCAGTATCAGCCAGCAGCAGACTACAAAACTACTCTTAACTTCCCAAGGATATAGTAATGGCAACCGAACAGTTAATCAGAGAAAGCGACAATCTTGATTTAAAACAACTGCTAAAAACACTAACTGCTGTTAAAAAAGGTGACTTTTCTGTTCGGATGTCTGTAGACCAAACAGGTCTAGCTGGGAAAATAGCTGACACGCTCAACGATATTATTGATCAAAATGAGCGTATGGCATTAGAACTACAACGCATTGGTAATGTTGTCGGTAAAGAAGGCAAAATTACTGAACGCGCTTCTATGGGAACTGTGCGCGGTTCTTGGTCAGATTGTGTCAATTCTGTCAATACTCTAATTACAGATTTAGTCCAACCCACCGCCGAAACTACACGGGTGATTCGGGCGGTAGCGAATGGGGATTTGTCTCAAACCATCCCTACAGAAATCGACGGTAAAGCCCTCAAAGGTGAGTTTCTGCAAACAGCCAATATCGTCAACACAATGGTGGATCGGCTGGGTTCCTTCGCCTCGGAAGTAACACGGGTAGCGCGGGAAGTGGGAACAGAAGGAAAATTAGGTGTACAAGCAGAAGTTAAAGGGGTAGCGGGTACCTGGAAAGACCTCACCGACAACGTGAATTTAATGGCGGGGAACCTGACAGGACAGGTGCGAAATATTGCCGAAGTTGCAACGGCGATCGCCAATGGTGACTTATCGAAGAAAATTACTGTTAACGTCAAAGGCGAAATTCTAGAACTGAAAAACACCGTCAATACAATGGTGGATCAGTTGAATTCCTTTGCATCAGAAGTAACAAGGGTAGCGCGGGAAGTAGGAACAGAAGGAAAATTGGGCGTACAAGCAGAAGTCCGTGGTGTGGCGGGTACATGGAAAGACCTCACCGACAACGTGAACTTGATGGCGGGAAATTTGACAGGACAGGTAAGGAATATTGCGGAAGTTGCAACGGCGATCGCTAATGGTGATTTATCCAAGAAAATTACAGTTGATGTCAAAGGTGAAATTCTCGAACTGAAAAACACCATCAATATCATGGTGGATCAACTCAGTTCATTTGTGTCAGAAGTAACCAGGGTAGCGAGAGAAGTAGGTAGTGAAGGAAAACTGGGTGTACAAGCAGATGTAAAAGGTGTTGCGGGTACGTGGAAAGATTTGACAGACAGTGTAAACTTCATGGCGGGAAGTTTGACAGCCCAAGTACGGAACATCGCCGAAGTAACAACGGCGGTGGCGAATGGTGACTTGTCGAAGAAAATCACCGTGGATGTGAAGGGTGAAATCTTGGAGTTGAAGAACACTATTAATACAATGGTGGATCAACTCAACTCCTTCGCTTCGGAAGTAACGCGGGTAGCGCGCGAGGTGGGAACAGAAGGAAAACTCGGCGTACAAGCAGAAGTGCGAGGGGTTGCGGGAACCTGGAAAGACCTCACCGATAACGTGAATTTGATGGCGGGGAACCTGACAGGACAGGTGCGGAATATCGCAGAAGTTGCAACGGCGATCGCTAATGGTGACTTGTCGAAGAAAATTACTGTAGATGTCAAGGGCGAAATTTTTGAACTCAAAAACACCATCAATATCATGGTGGATCAACTGAGTTCCTTTGCATCAGAAGTAACGCGGGTAGCGCGAGAAGTAGGAAGTGAAGGGAAACTGGGTGTACAAGCGGATGTGCGGGGTGTAGCTGGTACATGGAAAGACCTCACAGACTCAGTAAACTTCATGGCGGGAAGTTTGACAGCCCAAGTGCGGAACATCGCAGAAGTGACAACGGCGGTGGCGAATGGCGACTTGTCGAAGAAAATCACCGTGGATGTGAAGGGTGAGATTTTGGAGTTGAAAAACACCATCAATACAATGGTGGATCAACTCAACTCCTTCGCCTCGGAGGTAACGCGGGTTGCTAGGGAAGTGGGAAGTGAAGGAAAACTGGGGGTACAAGCAGAAGTCCGAGGGGTGGCGGGTACGTGGAA
This window of the Nostoc sp. HK-01 genome carries:
- a CDS encoding cytosine deaminase, which produces MDEFMQAAIAQARQGRQEGGIPIGSVLIKDGKIVGRGHNKRVQDSDPVTHAEIDCLRNAGRIGTYRGTTLYSTLMPCYLCAGAVVQFGIKKVIAGESRTFPGAKEFMISHGVEVIDLNLDECEQIMSEFIQTNPELWNEDIGK
- a CDS encoding inosine/uridine-preferring nucleoside hydrolase, translating into MSKQLVLMDHDGGVDDYLATMLLLTMDHIELLGVVVTPADCYVEPAVSATRKIIDLMGFSHIPVAESTVRGINPFPRLYRRDSFIVDHLPILNQQDTINTPLVAEPGQDFMVRVLREAPQPVTLMVTGPLTTVAVALEQAPDIEAKIQRIVWMGGALNVAGNVEKSLEAGQDGSAEWNVYWDAVSAARVWQTQIEIIMCPLDLTNNVPVTSDIVYKMGKQRHYPVSDLAGQCYALVIPQDYYFWDVLATAYLGHPEFYQLREWETEIITTGVSQGRTKVVPGGRKIYAMDTVDKEAFYAYILQQWAR
- a CDS encoding gamma-glutamyl phosphate reductase gives rise to the protein MTIVQVGSSLVEIAGKTRAAASKLAILSTEAKNQAIAAIAQALESSQEEILQANVADCQAAAAEGIAKPLYKRLQLDEHKLRDAIAGVRDVGKLADPVGKVQIHRELDTGLILKRITCPLGVLGIIFEARPEAAIQIVSLAIKSGNGVILKCGKEAVRSCEAIVKAIKQGLSQTAVSPDAVQLLTTREETLELLKLDKYVDLIIPRGSNSFVRFVQENTRIPVLGHADGICHAYIDQAADINKAVEITVDAKAQYAAVCNAIETLLVHQSIAAEFLPKVAAALAVSNVELKGDKRTLAILPDIAAATETDWETEYSDLILSIKIVDSLEDAIAHINQYGSRHTDVIVTEDIATAEAFFGLVNSAGVFHNCSTRFADGFRYGFGAEVGVSTQQMPPRGPVGLEGLVTYKYQMTGNGHIVASYTGANAKAFIHRDL
- the ureE gene encoding urease accessory protein UreE, with translation MLDDEYFAQRRKGAKMILTQRKPPDADAVVSLTLALTAEERTRSRHRFEMADGQVVFLRLPRGTVLRDGDILQDETDGSLMRIIAKPEPVLTVSATSSVLLMRAAYHLGNRHVAVEITPSYLRLSPDGVVKTMLAQLGLEIAEEIAPFQPELGAYGHHHPH
- a CDS encoding urease accessory protein UreF translates to MDTITLTDIHFLGILQLASPALPVGAYGYSEGLETLVEDGIIANQETLQHWLTSELRYGAIRLEAAVMLRAAESAKIGNLETLCYWNRWLSAARETQELRNSSWQMGRSLAQLIGKLQPELLPTINSLGNRCNYAIAFGIAVAHWQINVNAALLAYLHSWASNLITAGVKLIPLGQTAGQALLLDLQPLISATVQEILVLKDDELSCCSWGLSLASMQHEIQYTRLFRS
- a CDS encoding urease accessory protein G encodes the protein MTAFRVGVAGPVGSGKTALVDALCKELRDRYHLAVVTNDIYTQEDAQFLVRSQALASDRILGVETGGCPHTAIREDASMNLAAIEQLEERFDNLDIVFLESGGDNLAATFSPELVDLTIYVIDVAAGDKIPRKGGPGITKSDLLVINKTDLAPFVGADLSVMERDTKKMRGDKPFIFTNLKTQSGLADVIRFVSKHIA